A single window of Ptychodera flava strain L36383 chromosome 3 unlocalized genomic scaffold, AS_Pfla_20210202 Scaffold_25__1_contigs__length_14229661_pilon, whole genome shotgun sequence DNA harbors:
- the LOC139125306 gene encoding polycystin-1-like protein 3 has protein sequence MIGTDAPPAEEQMSIPGIYLDVQNVTYFGFAIQIHQLFHAVIIWAENSQAVFGNTTAYVFNKRPNCTNTCPGYQFSVVVTFHGDYSTIFIPEHYFLRPGEYYVTFTIQKYDDITLLVSVKRAMCSYLSNQHETWRSDGCQVSPASNITSTLCLCNHLTAFTQTLISGEISSHASV, from the exons ATGATTGGTACAGACGCTCCCCCAGCTGAAGAGCAGATGTCAATACCGGGTATCTACCTTGACGTTCAGAATGTTACTTACTTTGGCTTTGCTATTCAG ATACACCAGTTGTTTCACGCAGTCATCATCTGGGCCGAGAACTCTCAGGCTGTGTTTGGAAATACTACAGCTTACGTATTTAATAAGCGGCCAAATTGCACTAACACTTGTCCTGGCTACCAGTTTTCTGTTGTCGTTACGTTCCATGGCGATTATTCTACGATCTTCATACCAGAGCACTACTTTCTCAGACCTGGGGAGTATTATGTTACCTTTACGATTCAAAAGT ACGATGATATTACATTGTTGGTGAGTGTCAAGCGAGCAATGTGCAGTTACCTAAGTAATCAGCATGAAACATGGAGGAGTGACGGATGTCAG gtATCCCCGGCATCGAACATCACTTCTACTCTGTGCCTGTGCAATCATCTAACTGCGTTCACTCAGACACTAATCAGCGGGGAAATTTCTTCCCACGCTTCTGTTTAA